AAGTTGAGGGGGAGATAGTCGTTGTGACTAAAGCAGGGAGGGTAGCCATCACCTGATGCATGCGCGCTGATTCGGGCGACCTTTTCGCGCAGCTCGTAATAGCCAGAGATGTTGATGGCACCATGGCCCTCGAGAAGGCTCTCGTAGCTGACCCCGTTTCCAAAGAAGTCAAATGTTGCATTGATGCGAGCTCCCGACTCGTGAAAGCTGCGGCAGAGCTCCATGGCACGCTTCACCTGAGTGGGATCGAGGGGGTCCAGATTCCGAGCGTTGCGCACGAACCGACAGATCTTCCAGCCCTGTTTGGAATCTTCGTATAGAAATGTCCGGTCTACGCCAAGACGGTGAGCGACCGTGTTCGCTTGCGTTTCGGCATCTCGGTCGATGAACTTATCCGTGCCTATTCCTGGATGACGGTAGACGTACTCCTGGCCGTTGACCGAAAAGCGGAACGAGAGGTTCGTGAGACCCTGGCTTACGGGGAGGAAACCATGGATGTCAGCCCGAAAGCAGCTGAGCACCTGTGTGATGTTGTCGAGAATAGGGGAGCTTACATGAGAGACAAACCCTGGCTCAAACTCCTCGAGCTCCTCGAGTGAGTTGAACTCATGGATGATGTCCGAGGAGTAACGTCTGATTTCCATATCAAGCGAAGAGAGGTTCTCGGCATAAATAGACTCCCACGGTTTGCTTTCGTTCTCGGACTGCATAAGGGCTTGGCCAAGAAGGGGAATAAAGCGTTCTGAAAAGGCCCGATCAAAGTAGGCATGCCCCTGCGTCACCCATGAGTCATGCCCACCTATGCTTGCTGAGACGATTCGTTCGCCCCCATCGGTGCCGAGGCACCACTCATCAGTGGATCCTTCGACATAGACAGAGGCATGATATGCCTTATACACGTAGCGTTCAAAGGGGTTGGCGGCGAAGTAGTCATCTGATGGGCAGAG
This is a stretch of genomic DNA from Thermophilibacter immobilis. It encodes these proteins:
- a CDS encoding phosphotransferase, coding for MSQSPEKTSSQDFNLYKRKEPLVTLTRTEFDVLRIFTMNEPVLHAPQVAHATDLPPEMVEETLDTLTHDGFISSGRVTQKGAEALEPYRVDSAVILATDLYPRFAPISYEEPKGLLKVRGEILIERQIEQLQAAGITNITIAVGYKQECFFYLSAKYEVKLLVNHEYAERDNGWTLWLARELLGNTYLCPSDDYFAANPFERYVYKAYHASVYVEGSTDEWCLGTDGGERIVSASIGGHDSWVTQGHAYFDRAFSERFIPLLGQALMQSENESKPWESIYAENLSSLDMEIRRYSSDIIHEFNSLEELEEFEPGFVSHVSSPILDNITQVLSCFRADIHGFLPVSQGLTNLSFRFSVNGQEYVYRHPGIGTDKFIDRDAETQANTVAHRLGVDRTFLYEDSKQGWKICRFVRNARNLDPLDPTQVKRAMELCRSFHESGARINATFDFFGNGVSYESLLEGHGAINISGYYELREKVARISAHASGDGYPPCFSHNDYLPLNFLIDEQNGMDVIDWEFAGMSDPGNDFATFVICSQYDEGKAEEALSYYFGGTPTFLERRHFWAMVVLGGWCWYVWALEKDAEGAGVGEWESIYKSYAVDYVDRVLTWYEEGE